In Lacrimispora indolis DSM 755, a genomic segment contains:
- the hemB gene encoding porphobilinogen synthase has product MDLLYRPRRLRTSDTLRKMVRETRVSKESLIYPLFVVDGEGLVEEIPSMEGQYRYSVDQLPLIIDRLMEAGVGKVLLFGIPAHKDMCGSQAYDEEGIVQRAIRFIKEQYPSVYIVTDVCMCEYTSHGHCGILEGEYVDNDRTLEYLNRIALSHAKAGAHMVAPSDMMDGRIGSMRQALDSAGFVNVPVMAYSAKYASAFYGPFRDAAGSAPAFGDRKSYQMDYHNRKEALKEVELDVAEGADIVMVKPALSYLDIIREVADRHDLPVAAYSVSGEYAMIKAASKAGFIDEEKVVCESAVSIYRAGADILITYYAIELAGFMDEGKIG; this is encoded by the coding sequence ATGGATTTGTTATACAGACCGAGAAGATTAAGAACATCAGATACCTTGAGAAAAATGGTACGGGAAACCAGAGTTTCAAAAGAGTCCCTGATCTATCCCCTGTTTGTGGTGGATGGAGAAGGCCTTGTGGAAGAAATCCCTTCCATGGAGGGCCAATATCGTTACAGCGTGGATCAGCTTCCGCTGATCATAGACAGGCTGATGGAAGCCGGAGTTGGAAAAGTCCTGCTGTTTGGGATTCCGGCCCATAAGGATATGTGCGGAAGCCAGGCTTATGACGAGGAGGGAATCGTCCAGCGGGCCATCCGTTTTATTAAAGAACAGTATCCTTCTGTATACATTGTCACTGATGTGTGCATGTGTGAATATACCTCCCACGGTCACTGCGGGATCCTGGAAGGGGAGTATGTGGATAATGACAGGACTCTGGAATATTTGAACCGCATTGCTCTTTCCCATGCAAAAGCAGGAGCCCATATGGTGGCCCCTTCCGATATGATGGATGGAAGGATCGGTTCCATGAGGCAGGCCCTGGACAGCGCAGGTTTTGTGAATGTGCCGGTCATGGCTTATTCCGCCAAATACGCTTCCGCATTTTACGGGCCTTTCCGGGATGCTGCCGGATCTGCGCCTGCCTTTGGGGACCGGAAGAGCTATCAGATGGATTACCATAACAGGAAAGAGGCTTTAAAGGAAGTGGAACTGGATGTGGCGGAAGGAGCCGATATTGTGATGGTAAAGCCGGCCCTCTCCTATCTGGATATTATAAGAGAGGTGGCTGACCGCCATGACCTTCCTGTGGCTGCTTACAGTGTAAGCGGAGAATATGCCATGATAAAAGCAGCTTCCAAAGCCGGTTTTATTGATGAAGAAAAGGTGGTATGCGAATCGGCGGTGAGCATATACCGCGCTGGCGCGGATATTCTCATCACCTATTATGCCATTGAGCTTGCCGGTTTTATGGACGAAGGGAAGATTGGCTGA
- a CDS encoding P1 family peptidase, producing MKRIREYGIITGKLAPGPLNKITDVEGVLVGHATINTKDHKTGVTVILPCKDNPFSRKLVAAAYIHNGFGKSQGLIQVEELGTLETPVALTNTLNVGKVHDALVDFMLEQCNKEGIEVTSINPVVGECNDSVLNKISDRVVGLEEVKAAVAEATADFEEGAIGAGCGTVCYGLKGGIGSASRRFQIGGETYTLGAIVQSNFGSTENLMVNGMAVGKEIFRLTEPSILDRGSVMTIVATDLPVTDRQLKRILKRAGVGLSRTGSYMGHGSGDIMVGFTTANRIPERPEKELMSISILKESALESAFIAAVEATEEAVLNSLAMAKTTTGHKGNIVRSLTDLWLSKDRP from the coding sequence ATGAAGAGGATACGGGAATATGGTATTATCACGGGGAAACTGGCTCCGGGGCCCCTTAATAAAATTACCGATGTGGAAGGGGTTTTGGTGGGACATGCCACCATCAATACCAAAGATCATAAAACAGGAGTCACAGTCATTTTGCCCTGTAAGGACAATCCATTCTCCAGAAAACTGGTGGCGGCTGCCTATATCCATAACGGCTTTGGAAAGAGCCAGGGTCTTATCCAGGTGGAAGAGCTTGGAACCCTGGAAACGCCTGTGGCTCTTACCAATACGTTAAATGTAGGGAAGGTCCATGATGCCCTGGTAGATTTCATGCTTGAGCAGTGCAATAAGGAGGGAATAGAGGTCACCTCCATTAATCCCGTGGTAGGAGAATGCAATGATTCGGTCTTAAACAAAATCAGTGACAGGGTGGTTGGCCTGGAAGAAGTGAAAGCGGCTGTTGCAGAGGCCACGGCAGATTTTGAAGAAGGAGCAATAGGTGCAGGCTGCGGTACCGTATGCTATGGGTTAAAGGGCGGGATCGGCTCCGCCTCCAGAAGGTTTCAAATCGGAGGAGAGACCTATACCCTGGGGGCAATTGTGCAGTCAAATTTCGGAAGCACGGAAAACCTGATGGTGAACGGAATGGCTGTTGGAAAGGAAATTTTCCGGCTGACAGAGCCGTCAATTTTGGACAGAGGTTCCGTCATGACGATCGTAGCAACAGATCTTCCTGTCACAGACCGTCAGTTAAAACGGATTTTAAAGCGGGCAGGAGTAGGGCTGTCCAGAACCGGTTCCTACATGGGCCATGGAAGCGGGGATATTATGGTCGGCTTTACCACGGCAAACCGGATACCGGAACGGCCGGAAAAAGAGCTGATGTCCATAAGCATTTTAAAGGAAAGCGCCCTGGAAAGTGCATTTATTGCTGCGGTGGAAGCGACGGAGGAAGCGGTCCTCAATTCTCTTGCCATGGCAAAAACAACCACAGGCCACAAGGGAAATATAGTGCGTTCCCTCACAGACCTGTGGCTTTCCAAGGATCGGCCTTAG
- a CDS encoding AI-2E family transporter: MEFNDSTIKKIRGLIVFAVIVVVAGWNYRSLFALAMRLIGFVSPFLLGGVMAFILNVPMRRIEKMLPVKEESRLRRPFSLCLTLVFVVGVLLLVIFVVMPQLFETILSLQNSIPTFLASVKEEAERLFAQNPEIADYINSIQIDWKAFLEGVVGFLSTGAGSVLSSTVSAAMSIINGVTTFVIALVFAIYILLQKETLSRQFQKLMKAFLPEAVMVRTLEILKLVSETFSNFLAGQCLEAVILGSMFFLTLSVFRLPYGLLIGVLIAFTALIPMFGAFIGCAIGAFLMLMVKPLDAVIFLIIFFVLQQVEGNFIYPHVVGNSVGLPSIWVLVAVTIGGSAMGIVGMLVFIPLCSVVYAILREIVNGRLEKKKPIKNKKI; this comes from the coding sequence ATGGAATTCAATGACAGTACAATAAAAAAAATACGGGGACTCATTGTATTTGCCGTAATCGTGGTGGTGGCAGGCTGGAATTACAGAAGCCTGTTTGCCCTGGCCATGAGGCTTATAGGGTTTGTCTCGCCCTTTCTTTTGGGAGGGGTCATGGCCTTTATCCTCAATGTACCCATGCGCAGAATTGAAAAGATGCTGCCGGTAAAGGAAGAGAGCAGGCTCCGCAGGCCATTTAGCCTTTGCCTTACCCTGGTGTTTGTGGTAGGGGTTCTGCTGCTTGTCATCTTTGTGGTGATGCCCCAGCTTTTTGAGACGATTTTAAGTCTGCAAAACAGCATTCCGACTTTTCTTGCAAGTGTGAAGGAGGAAGCGGAAAGGCTGTTTGCCCAGAATCCGGAGATCGCTGACTATATTAACAGCATCCAGATCGACTGGAAAGCCTTTTTGGAAGGAGTGGTCGGATTTTTATCCACCGGAGCGGGATCAGTGCTTTCCTCCACGGTATCAGCCGCCATGTCCATTATAAACGGAGTGACAACCTTTGTCATTGCCCTGGTCTTTGCCATTTATATTCTTCTTCAGAAAGAGACTCTTTCACGCCAGTTTCAAAAGCTGATGAAGGCCTTTCTTCCGGAAGCGGTAATGGTGCGGACCCTTGAAATTTTAAAGCTGGTCTCCGAAACCTTTTCCAATTTCCTTGCCGGACAGTGCCTGGAGGCGGTCATCCTTGGAAGCATGTTCTTTTTGACCCTGTCTGTTTTCCGCCTTCCTTATGGGCTTCTCATCGGCGTCCTGATTGCATTTACAGCCCTTATACCCATGTTCGGGGCATTTATCGGATGTGCCATCGGAGCATTTTTGATGCTGATGGTAAAGCCGCTTGATGCGGTCATCTTCCTGATCATATTTTTTGTCCTTCAGCAGGTGGAAGGAAACTTTATCTACCCCCATGTGGTGGGAAATTCTGTGGGACTTCCTTCCATCTGGGTCCTGGTGGCTGTCACCATCGGCGGCAGCGCCATGGGGATTGTGGGAATGCTGGTGTTCATCCCTCTTTGCTCCGTGGTGTATGCCATTCTCAGGGAGATCGTAAACGGAAGGCTGGAAAAGAAGAAGCCGATTAAAAACAAAAAAATATAG
- a CDS encoding alanyl-tRNA editing protein, with translation MDKLYYNRPYVKNFEGEVLDCVQGKDGFFQVLLDRTAFYPEGGGQPADMGSLGEAAVLDVREKPEGIVHITDKPLKAGSQVTGAIDWERRFGHMQNHSGEHLLSGIVHKHYGLDNVGFHMGKDEVTVDFNGPLTLEQIEAAEMEVNELIWRDIPVLESYPSKEELSNIDYRSKKELTGQVRLIEFPGGDVCACCGTHVMTSGEIGILKVTGMIHYKGGVRVTMVCGRMAFEDYHKKQKAVSGISVLLSAKPDGVLEAVGRLKEEGFKKEGRISQLSKELLERKAADYPQMDEPLLVFDRDLSPVQLRQFCTMLYEGKKGSVVLACSGDERAFQYALGSSQKDMRALSKALNGRLNGRGGGSALMAQGTFQAFEEEIKKAFLEEL, from the coding sequence ATGGATAAATTATATTATAACAGACCATATGTAAAAAACTTTGAAGGGGAAGTGCTGGATTGCGTCCAGGGAAAGGACGGTTTTTTTCAGGTGCTTTTAGACCGGACAGCCTTTTATCCGGAGGGCGGAGGCCAGCCGGCTGATATGGGAAGCCTGGGAGAGGCAGCAGTCCTTGACGTAAGGGAAAAGCCGGAAGGCATTGTCCATATTACGGATAAGCCTCTGAAAGCGGGCAGCCAGGTAACCGGGGCCATAGACTGGGAGAGAAGATTCGGCCATATGCAGAATCATTCCGGAGAACATTTATTATCGGGTATCGTACATAAGCATTATGGTCTTGATAATGTAGGGTTTCATATGGGAAAGGATGAGGTGACTGTGGATTTTAACGGCCCTCTGACTCTGGAACAGATAGAAGCGGCAGAGATGGAAGTGAATGAGCTCATCTGGCGGGATATTCCGGTCCTGGAATCTTATCCGTCAAAGGAGGAACTTTCCAATATAGATTACCGGAGCAAAAAGGAATTAACCGGACAAGTACGGCTGATCGAATTTCCGGGAGGAGATGTATGTGCCTGCTGCGGTACTCATGTAATGACCTCAGGAGAAATCGGCATTCTGAAGGTGACGGGGATGATTCATTATAAAGGCGGTGTCAGGGTGACTATGGTATGCGGACGGATGGCTTTTGAGGATTACCACAAAAAACAAAAGGCAGTGTCCGGCATTTCTGTCCTGTTATCGGCAAAACCGGATGGCGTTCTGGAAGCGGTTGGCAGGTTAAAAGAGGAAGGGTTTAAAAAGGAAGGAAGGATCAGCCAGCTTTCCAAAGAGCTTCTTGAGAGAAAGGCCGCAGATTATCCACAAATGGATGAGCCTCTCTTGGTATTTGACCGTGATTTGTCACCGGTACAGCTGAGACAGTTTTGTACCATGCTGTATGAAGGAAAGAAAGGAAGCGTGGTTTTGGCATGTTCCGGAGATGAGAGAGCCTTTCAGTATGCGCTTGGAAGCAGCCAAAAGGACATGAGGGCATTGAGCAAAGCATTAAATGGAAGATTAAACGGCCGGGGAGGGGGAAGTGCCCTGATGGCTCAGGGAACTTTTCAGGCTTTTGAGGAAGAGATCAAAAAAGCTTTTTTGGAAGAGTTATAA
- a CDS encoding PTS transporter subunit EIIC, with the protein MIEQNIIEQIIEAIGGIDNIERISNCMTRFRVVVFDKDKIDKERLKEIPGVLGVAGKNYNPQVILGPGNAEYVRGEVQKMMDARAQKQAVVNKADIFREKKKNRSEIFTMISQVFTPMIPALAGTGLLYGLLRIFQYIFIYFKVDFFNPAAIADGGSVFMAALSVIAGSFFSIMNIAVASQAAKTMGGNPFVGMAIGAIVTNVGLLNGVSMSIFNLEFKSGMGGTLAALLGGFLVAILERKFRKVIPNVLQVHFPALCSILLTGIAVLFVIQPISGMIANALANVVIWLVYNAGAVGGAIISGTFLPLVALGIHHIVTPIQTTLLQEVGYTSLQGFLSLAGAGLAGVALGLLIKYRKQEKYKKLRAAVIGNLPTQLLGISEPMIYGISIPLWRPFIAANLGGACGGFVLGLFPGQGAIAMNVSGLLGALVNTKPGAYLLSYLAAVIGAAFFTNILGVKDENMEIFLGN; encoded by the coding sequence ATGATTGAACAAAATATTATTGAACAAATTATTGAGGCAATAGGTGGAATTGACAATATTGAACGTATCAGTAATTGTATGACACGTTTTAGAGTTGTAGTTTTTGACAAAGATAAGATCGACAAAGAAAGGCTCAAAGAGATTCCCGGCGTACTTGGTGTAGCAGGGAAAAATTACAACCCACAAGTTATTCTTGGTCCGGGAAATGCTGAATATGTCCGGGGTGAAGTTCAAAAAATGATGGATGCCCGCGCGCAGAAACAGGCTGTTGTTAATAAAGCAGATATTTTCAGAGAAAAGAAAAAGAACCGAAGCGAAATATTCACGATGATTTCTCAGGTGTTTACACCGATGATACCTGCATTGGCCGGAACAGGTCTGCTTTATGGATTGTTGAGAATTTTTCAATATATTTTCATATATTTTAAAGTGGATTTCTTCAACCCTGCTGCAATCGCTGATGGGGGGTCTGTATTTATGGCGGCATTAAGCGTTATTGCAGGATCTTTCTTTTCGATTATGAATATTGCTGTTGCGTCACAAGCGGCTAAAACAATGGGAGGCAATCCCTTTGTCGGTATGGCAATTGGAGCAATTGTAACGAATGTGGGCCTTTTAAATGGTGTATCAATGAGCATCTTTAACTTAGAATTTAAAAGTGGTATGGGTGGAACCCTTGCAGCCTTGCTTGGCGGTTTCTTAGTTGCAATACTTGAAAGAAAATTCAGAAAAGTTATTCCGAATGTCTTGCAGGTACATTTTCCGGCATTATGTTCAATCTTGCTCACCGGTATTGCTGTACTGTTTGTGATTCAGCCAATCAGCGGTATGATTGCAAATGCACTTGCCAACGTTGTTATCTGGCTTGTTTACAACGCGGGAGCAGTCGGAGGTGCAATTATCTCCGGAACATTCCTGCCGCTGGTTGCTTTGGGAATCCATCACATTGTTACTCCGATCCAAACCACTTTATTACAGGAAGTTGGTTACACATCCCTGCAAGGATTCCTTTCACTTGCCGGGGCAGGACTGGCTGGTGTTGCTTTAGGATTACTTATTAAATATCGCAAACAAGAAAAATATAAAAAACTGCGTGCTGCGGTAATTGGTAATTTACCGACACAGCTGCTTGGTATATCTGAGCCAATGATTTATGGTATTTCAATTCCTTTGTGGCGGCCATTTATTGCTGCAAATCTTGGCGGTGCATGTGGCGGCTTTGTATTAGGCCTTTTCCCAGGACAAGGAGCCATTGCCATGAATGTATCGGGGCTGCTGGGTGCATTGGTTAATACCAAACCAGGTGCATACTTATTGAGCTATCTGGCGGCAGTGATCGGTGCAGCTTTCTTTACAAACATATTGGGAGTAAAGGATGAAAACATGGAGATTTTCCTTGGCAATTAA
- a CDS encoding FAD-dependent oxidoreductase: MRTLNWLADGESKMIELNEVIYVDKFDVIVVGAGTAGSIAAVKLASLGHKVLVIEKKSFMGGIYSSTMFQYYRGSIGGIYEKFDAMVEKMQDKYQVSKAFGSQPMIRRVVYDKLLEQYGANIEFNAVVVSVYKQDQRIEGIQYLTCKKKVNVEAKVFIDATADASLCRIAGLTLHKGREFDGLCQPFSNVRLYYDFLADRIEFNNIDAGTMKQENPEEYSKSVIDSTNNSVYSNPQEHQFTLGMSPIIGIREGFSIDGLKKITMKEIVDGYISKEPLYYSSANFDNHTKEMAFESEQLCDWVVGLSMWSALISVPIEKEVMIPKGIENIMAIGRMMSLDHDIASHTRMMRDCQKSGEASAIVIDSALRNDLKLADVKYSQIKSLLEKDGCLNEENNYGLKDNPPPDINTPMWFPETDSEIVKAMKSDRPGFAMLAAYRGRKTRLLKEGLQSNNQNMRVNSGIVLALLDDNTGHDILVQAAKKRDSYKPMTSKSYNMLRGLSAVYCLGRLHQKESYSVLYRLLQEHESFIDDEMEFDKFIGSRQDYHFQYVAHIVRALVNIADHNEDMKDKVTGGIHQIVYRDDFKVYTSLKSNRNDLHDMTFKLREFIQWKLGLQGSDYVKAAKTGEIDNCSRKGESYD, encoded by the coding sequence ATGCGGACGCTGAATTGGCTGGCGGATGGAGAATCCAAAATGATAGAATTGAACGAGGTAATATACGTTGATAAATTTGACGTGATTGTAGTTGGCGCAGGAACTGCCGGAAGTATTGCGGCTGTCAAGCTTGCGAGCTTGGGACACAAAGTGCTCGTAATTGAAAAAAAGAGCTTTATGGGCGGCATTTATTCAAGCACCATGTTTCAGTACTATCGGGGGTCCATTGGTGGAATATACGAAAAGTTTGATGCAATGGTGGAAAAAATGCAGGATAAGTACCAGGTATCCAAAGCATTTGGCTCTCAGCCAATGATTCGCCGTGTAGTGTATGATAAGCTTCTTGAACAGTATGGGGCAAACATAGAATTTAATGCTGTTGTTGTGAGTGTATACAAACAGGATCAAAGGATAGAAGGAATTCAGTATTTGACGTGCAAAAAAAAGGTCAATGTAGAAGCAAAAGTATTTATTGATGCAACAGCAGACGCTTCGTTATGCAGGATAGCCGGTTTGACATTACATAAGGGCCGGGAGTTTGATGGGTTGTGCCAGCCTTTCTCAAATGTAAGGCTGTATTATGATTTTCTTGCGGATCGGATAGAATTCAATAACATTGATGCCGGAACTATGAAGCAGGAGAATCCGGAAGAGTACTCAAAATCTGTAATTGATTCCACAAATAATTCAGTATATTCCAATCCGCAAGAACACCAATTCACATTGGGAATGTCTCCGATCATTGGAATCCGCGAAGGTTTTTCCATCGATGGATTAAAGAAAATTACCATGAAGGAAATCGTCGATGGGTATATTTCCAAAGAACCGTTATATTATTCAAGTGCTAATTTCGACAATCATACAAAAGAGATGGCATTTGAAAGCGAACAGCTTTGTGATTGGGTTGTTGGACTGAGCATGTGGTCAGCCTTGATATCCGTTCCCATTGAGAAAGAAGTAATGATACCAAAGGGGATTGAGAATATTATGGCGATTGGAAGAATGATGTCATTGGATCATGATATCGCATCCCATACGCGAATGATGCGTGATTGTCAGAAGTCAGGCGAAGCCAGCGCTATTGTTATTGATTCTGCTTTAAGAAATGATTTGAAATTGGCAGATGTCAAATACAGCCAAATTAAATCGCTGCTGGAAAAAGACGGCTGCCTCAATGAAGAAAACAATTACGGATTGAAGGATAACCCGCCTCCGGATATAAATACGCCTATGTGGTTTCCGGAAACAGATTCAGAAATTGTAAAAGCGATGAAATCAGATAGGCCTGGATTTGCCATGCTGGCAGCGTATAGAGGAAGAAAAACCAGATTGCTGAAAGAGGGACTGCAGTCAAATAACCAGAATATGAGGGTGAACAGCGGGATTGTTCTTGCTCTTTTAGATGATAACACCGGTCATGACATTTTAGTTCAGGCTGCGAAAAAACGTGACTCTTATAAGCCGATGACAAGTAAGTCATATAATATGCTGAGAGGTTTGAGTGCGGTATATTGTCTTGGACGATTGCATCAAAAAGAGAGCTATTCTGTTTTGTACCGTTTACTGCAGGAGCATGAGTCTTTTATTGACGATGAAATGGAATTTGATAAATTTATAGGAAGCCGCCAGGATTATCATTTCCAATACGTTGCACATATTGTAAGAGCGCTGGTTAACATTGCAGACCATAATGAAGATATGAAAGATAAAGTGACAGGCGGGATCCATCAGATTGTGTACAGAGATGATTTTAAAGTATATACGTCACTGAAATCAAATCGTAATGATTTACATGATATGACATTTAAGTTAAGGGAATTTATTCAATGGAAGCTTGGTCTGCAAGGCTCCGATTACGTGAAAGCGGCAAAAACAGGAGAGATTGACAATTGCAGCAGGAAGGGAGAATCATATGATTGA
- the licT gene encoding BglG family transcription antiterminator LicT, whose product MKITKVINNNIVRSMNERGQEVLLLGKALGFQKKVGDDILDHAIEKIYILTDKQYENDLLSLLSDVDFSNIQVVNKIVEDAESTMGRELPASVYFSLLDHVNFAVERYHNNQMFENKLHNEIKRFYTIEYHIGERAVGIINSALNIQLPNDEASFIAMHILNAQLDDNYFNNTDFMTKIINQSLNIVRKNLNIEFDTDSISYERFMTHLKFFSMRLIKNERLQVDNSSILEVIKKEYEEAYRISLEIRNYIENTFDVSVEEAEIMYLAIHINTFIRRNTKN is encoded by the coding sequence ATGAAGATAACGAAAGTAATTAATAATAATATAGTGCGCTCAATGAATGAGCGGGGGCAGGAAGTTTTATTACTTGGAAAGGCTCTTGGTTTCCAGAAAAAAGTTGGTGATGATATTCTGGATCATGCAATTGAAAAGATCTATATATTAACCGATAAACAGTATGAGAATGATTTGCTTTCACTGTTATCGGATGTTGATTTTTCCAATATCCAGGTTGTTAACAAGATTGTTGAAGATGCTGAATCTACAATGGGAAGGGAATTGCCTGCAAGTGTTTATTTTTCCTTGCTGGATCACGTTAATTTTGCTGTGGAAAGATATCATAACAATCAAATGTTTGAGAATAAACTTCACAATGAAATTAAGCGTTTCTATACGATTGAATATCATATCGGTGAAAGAGCTGTAGGAATTATTAACAGCGCGCTGAATATACAATTGCCAAATGATGAAGCATCTTTTATTGCCATGCACATTTTGAATGCACAACTTGATGATAATTACTTTAACAATACTGATTTTATGACCAAAATTATCAACCAATCCTTAAACATAGTACGTAAAAATTTGAATATTGAATTTGATACTGATTCAATCAGCTATGAAAGATTCATGACTCACCTTAAATTTTTTTCAATGCGTTTAATAAAAAACGAAAGATTACAGGTGGATAACTCAAGCATTCTGGAAGTAATCAAGAAAGAGTATGAGGAGGCATACCGCATTTCATTGGAGATCAGGAACTATATTGAGAATACGTTTGATGTAAGTGTTGAAGAAGCTGAAATCATGTATTTAGCAATTCATATCAATACTTTTATCAGAAGGAATACGAAGAATTGA